In Bythopirellula goksoeyrii, a single window of DNA contains:
- a CDS encoding DUF805 domain-containing protein → MTSLQRIGHWFSLQGTVSRQEYLLTGACLTLLKYGVEAGTIGYTTGKFYSLSDFLNPLLSARSQFTIGAPDWLGLAWVLCTIPFVWIAVTMSVRRSIDAGFTGWTGLLVLFPVLNIAAMLYLAWVPHGYSNRRPGQDDAPERQKDFGTKQTLDSAEVLPAILTGLGIGFVYTFGLALFFTTVMESYGAGLFFGTPIVAGAATGYVYNRSSSRSRSSTIGVSLLTAICFAGALLLFGVEGLICIAMSAPLMVPLGALGALTGRAIAVQCRTTTKKKDTGLVGCLLMVPLFSSVEPYVAPNVEFEVSTSVEIQASPERVWQCVISFPEITEPPQWYFRWGISCPQGARIDGTGVGAVRHCDFTTGSFVEPITTWQEPLLLAFDVTMQPEPMTELSPYRHIHPPHLDGSFRSTHGELLLIPLADGGTRLEGRTWYKLDIYPHAYWTLWTDWLVHRIHGRVLRHIKQLAEKTEKTGENRLNNGRIEL, encoded by the coding sequence ATGACTTCATTGCAACGCATTGGCCATTGGTTCAGTCTGCAGGGCACCGTTTCGCGACAAGAATACCTGCTCACTGGCGCTTGCTTGACATTGCTCAAGTACGGCGTCGAAGCCGGAACGATTGGCTACACCACAGGCAAATTCTACTCGCTCTCGGATTTTCTCAATCCATTGCTCTCCGCTCGGAGTCAGTTCACGATTGGAGCTCCCGACTGGTTGGGATTGGCATGGGTGTTATGTACCATCCCGTTTGTATGGATCGCCGTGACGATGAGCGTGCGCCGATCAATTGATGCTGGATTTACCGGATGGACAGGATTATTGGTTCTATTTCCTGTATTGAATATTGCAGCCATGCTGTACTTGGCATGGGTACCACATGGATACTCAAATCGCAGACCAGGTCAAGATGATGCCCCTGAGCGGCAAAAGGATTTTGGTACCAAGCAAACGCTTGACAGTGCCGAGGTGCTGCCTGCAATTCTGACGGGATTAGGTATCGGGTTCGTCTATACGTTTGGTCTGGCGTTGTTCTTCACTACAGTTATGGAGAGCTACGGTGCGGGGTTGTTTTTTGGGACTCCAATCGTGGCAGGGGCTGCGACTGGATATGTCTACAATCGAAGTTCTTCACGTTCTCGAAGCTCGACGATAGGAGTTTCATTGTTAACTGCGATATGTTTTGCAGGAGCTTTGTTGCTCTTTGGAGTGGAAGGCTTGATTTGTATTGCCATGTCGGCTCCTCTCATGGTGCCTTTGGGAGCGTTGGGGGCGTTGACGGGTCGAGCCATCGCGGTGCAGTGTCGAACGACGACAAAGAAGAAAGACACGGGCTTGGTCGGATGCCTACTGATGGTTCCGCTGTTTTCAAGTGTTGAACCCTATGTAGCGCCCAATGTAGAGTTCGAAGTATCGACGTCGGTCGAGATTCAGGCTTCGCCTGAGCGCGTTTGGCAATGTGTCATTTCGTTCCCCGAGATCACCGAACCTCCCCAATGGTATTTCCGCTGGGGGATCTCTTGTCCTCAAGGAGCGCGCATCGATGGCACAGGTGTCGGTGCTGTTCGTCATTGCGATTTTACTACCGGTTCTTTTGTCGAGCCGATCACTACTTGGCAAGAACCGCTTTTGCTGGCTTTCGATGTCACTATGCAGCCGGAGCCGATGACCGAACTCAGCCCCTATCGCCATATCCATCCGCCTCATTTGGATGGTTCGTTTCGTAGCACCCATGGTGAGCTTCTTCTAATTCCACTAGCTGATGGTGGCACGCGGCTGGAAGGACGTACCTGGTACAAACTTGATATTTACCCCCATGCCTATTGGACACTTTGGACCGATTGGCTAGTGCATCGTATTCACGGACGCGTGCTAAGGCATATCAAGCAGCTAGCCGAAAAAACGGAGAAGACTGGAGAAAACCGCCTGAATAATGGTAGAATTGAATTATGA
- a CDS encoding type II toxin-antitoxin system VapC family toxin translates to MKTVFADTLYWVAIARPNDSWGESARLARSKLGEVQLVTTEGVLVEFLSSLAKGTPAVRLAGVAMVRAILADPQIRVIPQSHEGFLAGLVLFENRPDKGYSLVDCISMNTMNELGIQKVLTNDSHFAQEGFQVLIER, encoded by the coding sequence ATGAAAACTGTCTTTGCGGATACGCTCTACTGGGTCGCGATTGCTCGTCCCAACGATTCCTGGGGAGAGTCAGCAAGGCTAGCCCGCAGCAAATTGGGCGAAGTGCAGTTAGTTACCACGGAAGGGGTACTTGTTGAATTCTTGTCATCGCTAGCCAAGGGAACTCCTGCAGTCCGTCTTGCCGGGGTCGCCATGGTACGTGCAATTCTTGCCGATCCGCAAATCCGCGTGATTCCTCAATCCCATGAAGGTTTTTTAGCTGGTTTGGTCCTCTTCGAAAATCGTCCCGACAAGGGCTATAGTCTCGTAGATTGTATTTCAATGAACACGATGAATGAACTAGGGATTCAGAAAGTACTCACCAACGACTCTCACTTCGCGCAAGAAGGTTTTCAGGTGTTGATTGAAAGATAG
- a CDS encoding antitoxin family protein codes for MQSIHATYQQGVFLPLSPVALPEGSEVELHIEISPAAATSQDKEQVPQNAAIPVEQRIAQISAQVPQEEWDALPADLTDDLDLHLYGTNRE; via the coding sequence ATGCAATCAATTCATGCCACCTACCAACAAGGTGTATTTCTACCGCTTAGCCCAGTAGCGCTACCTGAAGGGAGCGAGGTGGAATTGCATATCGAAATCTCTCCAGCAGCAGCAACTTCTCAGGATAAAGAACAGGTTCCACAGAACGCGGCCATCCCCGTTGAACAACGTATAGCCCAGATTTCCGCCCAAGTACCCCAGGAAGAATGGGACGCGTTGCCGGCCGATCTCACTGATGATCTCGATCTCCATCTCTATGGAACCAACCGAGAATGA
- the carB gene encoding carbamoyl-phosphate synthase large subunit, with the protein MPRRDDIHRILIIGSGPIVIGQACEFDYSGTQACKALREEGYEVILVNSNPATIMTDPSTADRTYIEPLTWEMVAKVIEAERPDALLPTLGGQTGLNVAMALESHGVLEKYGVEMIGANADVIDKAESRERFKKAMDKIGLEVCLGKTIHSIDEAREWLKEIGLPAVVRPSFTMGGSGSAIAYNRQEFDELVRRGLDQSPTNEVLLEESIIGWKEYEMEVMRDVDDNVVIICAIENFDPMGVHTGDSITVAPAQTLSDKEYQRMRDASLAVIREIGVETGGSNIQFATHPETGRMIVIEMNPRVSRSSALASKATGFPIAKIAAKLAVGYRLHELPNDITRKTTACFEPTIDYVVTKIPRFAFEKFPDADDTLTTQMKSVGETMAIGSTFKESFQKALRGLEVGSFGFGCDGSDLWGTDQQPSEEEIKEKLARPGPQRVWYLRYALKSGMTPARIHELTNIDPWFLDNLAEIVETEERIRSVGGWDKLSPELLRTAKRQGFSDRQLAIMLGSTQIEVRQRRLELGIVATFKSVDTCAAEFEAYTPYYYSTYELEDEIPTKESRAESRESRARILDPLPGSPLSTPDSRPLTVMILGGGPNRIGQGIEFDYCCCHASFAMRELGIESVMVNSNPETVSTDYDTSDLLFFEPLTVEDVLNICDRVQPDGVIVQFGGQTPLNLARALKSAGVPIIGTSVGQIEAAEDREKFQQLLERLDLKQPANGIARTMDQARRVAAKIGYPLLVRPSFVLGGRAMEICYDQQQLEQFTAAAFVVAQGQPVLLDRFLEGATEVDVDAICDGRDVIVPGIMEHIEEAGIHSGDSACAIPPYSLPGPVVREIRDATAALARELKVVGLMNVQFAVRWEESDELRDASCETRDSGSKLETLNSRPVLYVIEVNPRASRTVPFVAKATGLPVAKIAAKVMAGVSLAEQGITEDPIPSHVSVKESVLPFIKFAGVDIVLGPEMRSTGEVMGISPRFSMAFAKSQLAAGTVLPSEGNVFVSVADRGKPQAIDLARRLHEMGYSLLSTEGTAKVLGEAGIPSQPVKKIREGHPNLLDYLANDDVALVMNTPRGKGARTDEGKIRAAAVQAGVPCLTTIEAATAAIAALEALREEEMQVEALQDRFATVSR; encoded by the coding sequence ATGCCACGACGAGACGACATTCACCGCATACTGATCATTGGCTCGGGACCGATTGTCATCGGCCAGGCCTGCGAGTTTGACTATTCAGGTACCCAAGCCTGCAAGGCTCTCCGCGAGGAAGGGTACGAGGTGATCCTCGTTAACTCGAATCCCGCAACGATCATGACCGATCCGTCTACGGCCGACCGTACCTACATCGAGCCGCTTACTTGGGAGATGGTTGCCAAGGTGATTGAGGCTGAGAGGCCCGATGCGTTGCTGCCAACACTTGGCGGACAGACAGGGCTCAACGTGGCGATGGCGCTTGAATCGCATGGCGTACTGGAGAAGTATGGCGTTGAAATGATCGGCGCCAATGCTGACGTGATTGATAAGGCTGAGAGTCGTGAGCGATTCAAAAAGGCAATGGACAAGATCGGCCTGGAAGTGTGTCTCGGCAAGACGATCCACAGCATCGATGAAGCCCGCGAGTGGTTGAAAGAGATTGGCCTGCCGGCAGTCGTGCGGCCTAGTTTTACGATGGGAGGAAGTGGCTCGGCCATTGCTTACAACCGGCAGGAGTTCGATGAACTGGTCCGCCGTGGTCTCGATCAATCGCCTACCAACGAGGTGCTGCTCGAGGAATCGATTATCGGTTGGAAAGAATATGAGATGGAAGTGATGCGCGATGTCGATGACAATGTCGTCATCATCTGTGCCATCGAAAACTTCGATCCGATGGGAGTCCATACGGGGGACTCGATTACCGTCGCACCGGCGCAGACTCTCTCAGACAAAGAATACCAGCGGATGCGAGATGCCAGTCTGGCCGTCATTCGCGAGATTGGTGTCGAGACGGGCGGATCGAACATTCAGTTTGCTACGCACCCAGAAACGGGGCGGATGATCGTCATTGAGATGAATCCGCGCGTGAGTCGCTCCAGTGCTCTGGCCTCAAAGGCGACCGGATTCCCGATCGCCAAGATCGCTGCGAAGTTAGCTGTGGGCTACCGGCTGCACGAGCTTCCCAACGACATTACCCGCAAGACGACCGCCTGTTTTGAGCCGACGATCGATTATGTCGTGACGAAAATTCCACGGTTTGCCTTCGAAAAATTCCCCGACGCGGATGACACGCTCACCACTCAAATGAAAAGTGTCGGCGAAACGATGGCAATCGGCAGCACGTTTAAGGAATCGTTTCAAAAGGCGTTGCGGGGATTGGAAGTTGGTAGCTTCGGATTCGGCTGTGATGGCAGCGACCTGTGGGGAACGGACCAACAACCAAGCGAAGAAGAGATCAAAGAAAAACTCGCCCGCCCCGGCCCGCAGCGGGTGTGGTATCTCCGCTACGCCCTCAAGAGTGGAATGACTCCTGCGAGAATCCATGAACTGACGAATATCGATCCTTGGTTTCTCGACAACCTCGCGGAGATCGTCGAGACCGAGGAGAGAATCCGGAGCGTCGGTGGATGGGACAAACTCTCACCTGAGTTGCTACGAACCGCCAAGCGACAAGGTTTCTCTGATAGGCAGTTGGCGATCATGCTCGGCAGCACCCAGATCGAAGTCCGCCAACGCCGCCTCGAACTAGGCATTGTTGCCACGTTCAAGTCAGTCGACACTTGTGCCGCTGAATTCGAAGCCTACACGCCTTACTATTACTCAACATATGAATTGGAAGACGAGATACCTACGAAAGAGTCGCGAGCTGAGAGTCGTGAGTCGAGAGCTCGAATACTCGATCCACTCCCTGGCTCGCCGCTGTCGACTCCCGACTCTCGCCCTTTGACGGTCATGATCCTCGGCGGCGGACCGAATCGCATTGGTCAGGGAATCGAGTTCGACTACTGTTGTTGTCACGCCAGCTTTGCTATGCGTGAGCTGGGAATCGAATCTGTTATGGTTAACTCGAATCCCGAGACGGTGAGTACCGACTACGACACGAGCGACCTTTTGTTTTTCGAGCCGCTCACGGTCGAGGATGTGCTCAATATCTGCGATCGAGTCCAGCCCGATGGCGTCATCGTGCAGTTTGGCGGTCAGACGCCATTGAATCTGGCCCGCGCACTCAAGTCGGCCGGAGTGCCGATCATTGGCACGAGCGTTGGACAAATTGAAGCAGCCGAGGATCGCGAGAAGTTCCAGCAGTTGTTGGAGCGACTCGATCTCAAGCAGCCCGCCAACGGCATTGCCCGCACAATGGACCAGGCACGTCGCGTGGCAGCCAAGATCGGCTATCCGCTCTTGGTGCGACCGAGTTTCGTACTCGGCGGTCGAGCGATGGAAATCTGCTACGACCAACAACAACTCGAACAATTTACTGCCGCAGCATTCGTCGTTGCCCAGGGCCAGCCCGTCTTATTGGATCGCTTCCTGGAAGGTGCGACCGAGGTGGATGTCGACGCGATCTGCGATGGTCGAGACGTCATCGTCCCCGGCATCATGGAACACATCGAAGAAGCAGGCATCCACTCCGGCGACTCGGCCTGTGCAATCCCTCCCTACAGTCTGCCGGGTCCGGTGGTAAGAGAAATCCGCGACGCGACAGCCGCCCTGGCACGCGAGTTAAAAGTCGTCGGTCTGATGAACGTGCAGTTTGCGGTGAGGTGGGAGGAGAGCGACGAGTTGCGAGACGCGAGTTGCGAGACACGAGATTCTGGCTCGAAACTCGAAACTCTAAACTCGCGCCCCGTCCTTTACGTCATCGAAGTCAACCCCCGTGCCAGCCGCACGGTGCCGTTTGTTGCTAAAGCTACAGGCCTGCCTGTGGCCAAAATCGCAGCCAAAGTGATGGCTGGCGTGTCACTGGCTGAGCAAGGAATCACCGAGGACCCCATTCCAAGCCATGTCTCCGTGAAGGAAAGCGTGTTGCCCTTCATCAAGTTTGCTGGTGTGGATATTGTGCTCGGCCCTGAGATGCGTTCAACTGGCGAGGTGATGGGCATCAGCCCGCGCTTCAGCATGGCTTTTGCCAAGAGCCAACTCGCCGCCGGCACGGTGCTCCCCAGCGAGGGCAACGTGTTCGTGAGTGTTGCCGATCGTGGCAAACCCCAAGCAATCGACCTCGCCCGCCGGTTGCATGAGATGGGTTACTCACTTCTGTCAACAGAAGGAACTGCGAAAGTACTCGGCGAAGCCGGCATCCCTTCACAACCAGTGAAGAAAATTCGCGAAGGGCATCCCAACCTTCTTGATTATCTTGCCAACGACGACGTGGCCTTGGTGATGAACACTCCGAGGGGCAAAGGGGCTCGCACGGACGAAGGAAAAATCCGCGCTGCCGCCGTCCAGGCCGGTGTCCCCTGCCTCACAACCATCGAAGCAGCCACCGCCGCCATCGCCGCCCTCGAAGCACTGCGCGAGGAAGAGATGCAAGTCGAAGCCCTCCAAGATCGCTTCGCGACGGTGAGTCGGTAA
- a CDS encoding serine/threonine-protein kinase, producing the protein MAKSDREQDLVVCLTALENKVVGVESLLAVLEEWLDTPTTSLVPLLRERGVLAEAQLDELSEKVAERLAASGLETASMWKTLPAPLSGSLLNPLEDLEADSTEPSDSDSTLDRTSALPAPIVGGKNDERFSIVSKYAEGGLGEVSIAQDQQLGRMVALKQIKTHVADDVAARARFLLEAQVTGRLEHPGVVPVYALGFDASGRPYYAMRFIEGESLQEVVRRFHDKFSVQNADRGDRILELRKLVGRIVDVCHTIDYAHSRGILHRDLKPANIMLGKYGETLVVDWGLAKVLSGTDQHQIVYQEIASTNEGLAPTVKGSTIGTPAYMSPEQAAGKTGDLSPQADIYSLGVTLYHVLTNRLPHEENSLSGVIQKIKQQACVTPREHSPWLPPPLESICLKAIAPNREDRYPSAASLAEDIQRWLADEPVAAHTPTFWEASLRWIRRRGK; encoded by the coding sequence ATGGCCAAATCCGACCGAGAACAAGATCTGGTTGTTTGCCTGACGGCATTGGAGAACAAAGTGGTCGGTGTCGAATCACTCCTAGCTGTACTCGAGGAGTGGCTTGACACGCCGACGACTTCACTCGTTCCACTTCTGCGTGAGCGAGGCGTGCTTGCGGAAGCCCAGCTAGATGAGTTGTCTGAAAAGGTCGCCGAGCGGCTTGCCGCCAGTGGGCTGGAGACTGCCTCAATGTGGAAAACGCTCCCAGCACCACTTAGTGGCTCTTTGCTCAATCCCCTGGAGGATTTAGAAGCAGACAGCACGGAACCCTCCGACAGCGATAGCACACTTGACCGTACTTCCGCACTCCCCGCTCCAATCGTAGGCGGCAAGAACGACGAACGGTTTAGTATTGTCAGCAAGTATGCCGAAGGGGGTCTGGGCGAAGTCTCCATCGCCCAAGATCAACAGCTTGGCCGCATGGTCGCCTTGAAGCAGATCAAGACCCACGTTGCAGATGACGTCGCTGCCCGTGCGAGATTTCTTTTGGAGGCCCAGGTCACGGGACGGCTGGAGCATCCAGGTGTCGTACCTGTCTACGCATTGGGATTTGACGCCTCAGGTAGACCCTACTATGCGATGCGATTCATCGAGGGAGAAAGTCTGCAAGAAGTGGTTCGGCGTTTCCATGACAAGTTTTCTGTTCAGAATGCAGACCGCGGGGATCGGATATTGGAACTCCGGAAGCTCGTAGGCCGCATTGTCGACGTTTGCCACACCATTGACTACGCCCACAGCCGAGGAATTCTGCATCGAGATCTCAAGCCGGCCAATATCATGCTTGGCAAATATGGCGAGACTCTTGTGGTTGATTGGGGGCTGGCCAAGGTGCTCAGTGGTACCGATCAGCACCAAATCGTTTACCAGGAAATTGCCTCAACAAACGAAGGCCTTGCTCCCACCGTCAAGGGTTCCACAATCGGCACCCCAGCCTACATGAGCCCCGAACAGGCTGCTGGCAAGACGGGTGATCTCAGTCCCCAAGCCGATATCTACAGCCTGGGAGTAACACTCTACCATGTGCTCACAAACAGATTGCCTCATGAGGAGAACTCCCTGAGCGGCGTGATCCAGAAGATCAAGCAGCAGGCGTGTGTCACACCTCGCGAACACTCACCTTGGCTCCCCCCGCCTTTGGAATCAATCTGCCTCAAGGCCATCGCTCCCAATCGCGAAGACCGCTACCCTTCCGCCGCTTCACTCGCCGAAGACATCCAACGTTGGCTAGCCGACGAACCTGTCGCAGCGCATACGCCGACCTTTTGGGAAGCAAGCCTGAGATGGATTCGCCGACGAGGAAAGTAA
- a CDS encoding beta strand repeat-containing protein — protein MSLSFRTSIVAAVLVNFCFATATWGRSWQDNGDHINWGSALNWSPINIPQAGDDIFIGDLAAAVGDSTVIDQNFSIGSLALTSGADADTAGNVLDVDGNITISGAGTTFIATQHAGGPAFTTVMAEDVTISASGAFSLQGGRVVLGDLLGAPANVAKLTINANSFLSGYGVLRFDENLGGVPTVTLFNDGVLQSRRPVGANNTDRFTLTIEASDTNARHDIDGIFDIGVVSIDEQTTLDLQVETNMFHGTMNFEAGSILELSDPLLTDGATFNIDAGFGAAGVPRTAIVRGNRISFDPLNGGDSGSQFNVNSGTIILEEKFDIHPNSEVNLAANTSLVFQRIQPFTTASNIDGQLNFNGTGTELVVDKNHVLNIELPSFDWDGPEDSTTTINSSTLRINSNDIETGPGNSFDGTINFNAGSFEPNITGGWSFSGVLNTDSTAGTSSISSTELMTIDGGSINVDGGLTVLALPTNFTASAASSTAISSGSTLRFEGNAILQGGSTHTGAGTLQLSKATLFVNGNQIINMPSGTVNLDEFVSGAESIQLTGDLTINANSLGPNNAFGDNLNASIDAISINNSTSTLAVNLTNPAHEWTLAPNGRIVITGGATPTVSLAGSDLNIQGEITVTDSTLFTARVDLEAGGLIRVNTVGKELRFSGGNAATPNTIAGGTIQGSGEITANGAAVLVGHGTIDTNVRFLAGSDLLADNGTLIVNGTLLDADILGTADLDGTLQLGMTLNTANVSALQLNGGFVTGQSITNNGVTEGFGAISTVGFTNNGTLRATGDTAGGLTIDTTGAPDLDGTGITGVLEAVNGNMRIVKSPTDAFGGDATVGVFRFLFFDNDWTLGTNGTLNLNGGLSNLVPARLSVGGVSNLNGTINVSNFGRISGDANLGSTLTVVLPTGNDVLVMDEGASTIATGTTFTGFGSVVNSTTGDMTLADGFDSAALILQNDGDLHLGSSLGQIELAQFEQTATGTLFVELANTGTQNFDSLSADFNATLAGTLDVTLTGGFMPNLGEKFTIVTGDTARFGTFNTENLPTLGGGNMFAVNYKANSVELEVIASSLTADFDNDGDVDGRDFLVWQRGGTAPPLDPAALALWQASYGTPLMALSANVPEPSTSVMLLMEIATMLLRHKQYA, from the coding sequence ATGTCACTTTCTTTCCGAACAAGTATAGTTGCAGCGGTCTTGGTAAATTTTTGCTTTGCGACGGCGACTTGGGGGCGTAGTTGGCAGGACAACGGCGATCATATCAACTGGGGTAGTGCGCTCAATTGGTCGCCGATCAACATTCCGCAAGCAGGCGACGATATATTTATTGGCGACCTAGCAGCGGCGGTAGGCGATTCGACGGTAATCGATCAGAACTTCTCGATAGGTAGCCTCGCGCTCACAAGTGGTGCCGATGCTGATACCGCGGGCAACGTACTTGATGTCGATGGAAACATTACCATCAGCGGTGCGGGCACCACATTCATAGCCACTCAGCATGCGGGCGGACCCGCCTTTACGACCGTCATGGCCGAGGACGTCACCATCAGCGCTAGTGGAGCCTTTAGTTTACAAGGTGGACGCGTGGTGTTGGGCGATTTGCTCGGTGCTCCGGCGAACGTTGCCAAGTTGACAATCAATGCCAACAGTTTTCTCTCTGGCTACGGCGTGCTCCGATTTGACGAAAACCTCGGCGGTGTCCCCACCGTCACCCTATTTAACGACGGCGTACTGCAATCACGCCGGCCGGTTGGAGCCAACAATACTGATCGATTTACGCTCACAATCGAAGCCAGCGACACCAACGCGCGACACGACATTGACGGCATCTTCGACATCGGCGTAGTAAGCATCGACGAACAAACGACGCTCGACCTGCAAGTCGAAACGAATATGTTTCATGGCACGATGAACTTCGAGGCGGGATCCATACTCGAATTGAGCGACCCGCTTCTGACCGACGGCGCGACGTTTAACATCGACGCGGGGTTCGGCGCCGCGGGCGTACCGCGTACGGCCATCGTGCGAGGCAATCGAATTAGCTTCGACCCCTTAAATGGTGGAGACAGTGGCTCGCAATTTAACGTAAACTCGGGCACCATCATTCTCGAGGAAAAATTCGACATTCACCCCAACTCGGAGGTTAACTTGGCCGCCAACACCTCGCTGGTGTTCCAGAGAATCCAGCCGTTTACCACAGCCTCGAATATCGACGGCCAACTAAATTTTAACGGCACAGGAACCGAGCTCGTCGTCGATAAAAACCATGTGCTGAATATCGAGTTACCCAGCTTTGATTGGGACGGCCCTGAAGACTCAACCACCACGATCAATTCGTCGACGTTGAGAATCAACAGCAACGACATCGAAACGGGCCCCGGAAACTCGTTCGATGGCACAATCAACTTCAATGCTGGATCTTTTGAGCCAAACATAACGGGAGGTTGGTCATTCAGCGGCGTCCTCAATACCGACTCGACTGCGGGAACGTCGTCAATTAGTTCGACTGAATTAATGACGATCGACGGCGGCTCAATCAATGTCGATGGTGGCCTGACAGTTTTGGCCCTGCCGACAAACTTCACTGCCAGCGCTGCTTCGAGTACCGCCATATCATCCGGATCTACTTTGCGATTCGAAGGGAACGCTATTTTACAAGGCGGCAGCACACACACGGGGGCCGGCACTTTGCAACTAAGCAAAGCTACGCTGTTTGTTAACGGCAATCAGATAATCAATATGCCGAGTGGAACCGTCAATTTAGACGAGTTCGTGAGCGGAGCGGAGTCCATCCAACTCACCGGCGACCTGACAATCAACGCCAACTCGCTAGGCCCGAATAATGCCTTCGGCGACAATCTTAATGCGTCAATCGATGCCATCAGCATCAACAATTCGACGAGTACGCTCGCGGTCAACCTCACCAATCCTGCTCACGAGTGGACGCTTGCACCGAATGGACGGATTGTGATTACTGGCGGTGCGACACCGACCGTCTCGCTCGCCGGCTCCGACCTGAATATCCAGGGCGAGATTACTGTGACCGATAGCACACTGTTTACGGCCCGCGTCGATTTGGAAGCCGGCGGGCTGATACGCGTCAATACCGTCGGCAAAGAACTTCGCTTCTCCGGCGGCAACGCGGCCACACCCAACACCATTGCCGGCGGCACGATTCAAGGGTCCGGAGAGATCACCGCTAACGGCGCCGCGGTATTAGTGGGCCACGGCACGATCGACACCAACGTGCGGTTCCTCGCCGGGTCCGATCTGCTGGCTGACAACGGCACGCTGATCGTCAACGGCACCCTCCTCGACGCCGACATCCTTGGGACTGCCGACCTCGATGGCACGCTGCAACTCGGCATGACGCTCAATACCGCGAATGTCAGCGCGCTGCAACTAAACGGCGGTTTCGTCACAGGTCAGTCGATCACCAACAACGGAGTGACCGAGGGCTTCGGCGCGATCTCAACGGTTGGATTCACCAACAATGGAACGCTCCGGGCGACCGGCGACACGGCAGGCGGCCTCACCATCGACACCACGGGCGCTCCCGATCTGGATGGCACGGGGATAACCGGCGTACTGGAAGCGGTGAACGGCAACATGCGGATTGTCAAAAGCCCCACCGACGCCTTCGGTGGCGACGCCACGGTTGGTGTTTTTCGATTCCTCTTCTTCGACAACGACTGGACTCTAGGGACCAATGGCACGCTGAACCTAAACGGCGGTTTGTCGAACCTCGTGCCTGCCAGACTGTCTGTCGGCGGAGTCTCGAATCTCAATGGCACCATTAACGTGAGCAACTTCGGCCGCATCTCTGGCGACGCCAACCTCGGCAGCACCTTAACCGTAGTCCTCCCGACCGGCAATGACGTGTTGGTGATGGACGAGGGCGCCTCCACGATCGCAACGGGCACCACCTTCACCGGCTTCGGCAGCGTGGTCAACTCTACCACCGGCGACATGACCCTCGCCGACGGGTTCGACTCCGCCGCGCTCATCTTGCAGAACGACGGCGACTTGCATCTGGGCTCATCGCTGGGGCAGATTGAGCTCGCCCAATTTGAGCAGACTGCCACCGGCACACTGTTCGTCGAACTGGCCAACACCGGCACACAAAACTTTGATTCGCTCTCCGCTGATTTCAACGCCACGCTCGCAGGCACGCTCGACGTGACGCTCACCGGCGGCTTCATGCCCAACCTCGGCGAAAAGTTCACGATTGTCACCGGCGACACCGCCCGCTTCGGCACGTTCAACACCGAGAATCTGCCCACGCTTGGCGGCGGCAACATGTTCGCAGTCAACTACAAGGCCAACTCGGTGGAGCTGGAGGTAATCGCATCCTCACTCACCGCCGACTTCGATAATGACGGTGACGTCGACGGCCGCGATTTCCTGGTCTGGCAACGAGGCGGCACTGCTCCCCCGCTTGACCCTGCAGCTTTGGCTCTATGGCAAGCAAGCTACGGCACACCTTTGATGGCTTTGAGCGCCAACGTCCCCGAGCCGTCTACATCGGTCATGTTGCTGATGGAAATCGCTACAATGCTCTTGCGCCACAAACAGTATGCGTAA
- a CDS encoding antibiotic biosynthesis monooxygenase family protein: MITVGMNYHVIEGKQADFEEKFAGVLEALNAAEGHTNSTLWKDVSDQASYLITSEWSDEQAFQTFIQSPEFRAVTNWGKEQILSGRPQHKIYKS; this comes from the coding sequence ATGATCACTGTTGGGATGAACTATCACGTTATCGAGGGGAAGCAGGCGGACTTCGAGGAGAAATTTGCAGGGGTCCTCGAAGCCTTGAATGCGGCTGAAGGACATACGAATTCCACATTGTGGAAAGATGTCAGCGACCAGGCGTCCTACTTGATCACCAGCGAGTGGTCCGATGAACAAGCGTTCCAAACGTTTATTCAGAGCCCGGAATTTCGGGCCGTTACTAATTGGGGGAAAGAGCAAATCCTCTCGGGGCGACCGCAGCATAAGATCTATAAGAGCTGA